One genomic window of Cololabis saira isolate AMF1-May2022 chromosome 3, fColSai1.1, whole genome shotgun sequence includes the following:
- the LOC133425171 gene encoding 14-3-3 protein zeta-like: protein MSEAPLKELVQKAKLAEQAERYDDMASAMKAVTEDSEQLSNEERNLLSVAYKNVVGARRSSWRVVSSIEQKSEGSERKQAMAKEYREKIENELKEICNDVLGLLDKFLIPKATVAESKVFYLKMKGDYYRYLAEVATGQEKKGIIGDSQGAYKQAFEISKEEMQPTHPIRLGLALNYSVFFYEILNSPEEACQLAKQAFDEAIAELDTLSEESYKDSTLIMQLLRDNLTLWTSDNQVEGEETEEPRD, encoded by the exons ATGAGCGAGGCACCTCTGAAGGAGCTGGTTCAGAAGGCCAAGCTGGCCGAGCAGGCGGAGCGCTACGATGACATGGCCTCTGCCATGAAAGCCGTGACGGAGGACAGCGAGCAGTTGTCCAACGAGGAGCGGAACCTGCTGTCAGTGGCCTACAAGAATGTTGTGGGTGCGCGCCGCTCATCTTGGCGCGTCGTCTCCAGCATTGAGCAGAAGTCAGAAGGCAGTGAGAGGAAGCAGGCCATGGCCAAAGAATACCGGGAAAAGATCGAGAATGAGCTGAAGGAGATCTGCAACGATGTTCTG GGTCTTTTGGACAAGTTTCTCATTCCCAAAGCAACTGTTGCAGAGAGCaaagtcttttatttgaaaatgaaagGAGATTACTACCGCTACTTGGCTGAGGTGGCTACAGGGCAAGAGAAAAAAG GCATTATTGGAGATTCACAGGGTGCATACAAACAGGCCTTTGAAATCAGCAAAGAAGAAATGCAGCCCACACACCCAATCCGTCTTGGTCTCGCCCTCAATTACTCGGTGTTCTTCTATGAGATTCTCAATTCACCTGAAGAAGCTTGTCAGCTGGCCAAACAG GCTTTCGATGAAGCCATTGCAGAGCTCGACACACTGAGTGAAGAATCGTACAAAGACAGTACACTAATCATGCAGCTATTGAGAGACAACTTGACA